The genomic interval aaacataggaaaactTCCATCCACTCAATCTCATGGGAAAAGTTCCTATGGATTGGTGTTGCCATACATCCCTATTCCTCCATTTTTCCTATTACTTTGGGTTGAAATTCCTCCGAAAAGAATAAGCCCTTAAGGTGTAAATAGTTTGATGTgtgacaaaatatataattttgagtGTTTGCACtagttctaaaatattttgctagtctaaaaagtaaaaatggCATACATTAAAACATAGGACTCTGAGGGAAACATTTACACCTCGTAAACGAACCTGTGAGATTCAATTGAAGGTGTTGTGCATAGAATATCATTGGGAAGAACACGGTAGGTTTCACCAAATGCATTAAGTTTGATAATCCAAGGTAGTTCTTCCTTCAAAGGAGCCTTCTTTTTTGGGTCCACTCGCTCAGTTTCCTCGTTATCTAGCAGTTGAATTCCttcaaaggaaaacaagaccaTTGGTTACTAACTCGTTTGAAAAAACAAGAACAACTAACAAAGGCATTGAGGCAGAGCAAACCgtaacatatttttacataaaacatGTTATAGTAGCATAGTAAGTCAGCAATCGACAATACATTCTAAAAGTTTACGTTTAGTacaaaagtttaaattagtttgCTTTATTTAATCTGATATTGAACATAATTCAATCAATGGGATATGCTTCTACTCTGAAAAATACTCTAGACCACAGGCATGCCAGAGAATGAGAATAAGCAAATGACACTGGTCAAGCTAATGGCGATCTCAGGCACTCAGCGTTCCACTCTCTCAGGGTGAAGTTCCCAACACAAAATAATCATACGGCATATTGAGGCTGATCATGTTGATCATAGTACTTAAACCCTGTTGGGTGAAGATTTTGAATAACCTCATAACAATATTATGTATTAACCTCTCAAAGTTTTTCATTACCAATCTGCCAGATACCAACATCTCTCTCTACATCCGAACCCATCAATTTCACATGAACAAACATTCCTGTGATGGTATGACCTTTTGCAATTCGACCATAAAAACACTACTGCCTCTATTCCAAAATGTCTAGGTTGTTTAACAAATACTATGGTTTAGTTAAAGGATTCTCTTTTAGTCTTTCAGtggtcaaatttttaattttaaattgtcGAGCTTTCCTTTCCAAGCACCTGATTGGTTGTAGAGTTATTGGAATCATGGAAACCACAGGAATCAATGCAGCCATGGTTATATtgtggtataaaatttgaatcatatAGATGTATTTTGGAAGGGAGAGTATAAGAAATTAATACCATTTTTACAGTATGGAACTGAACTAATAAATTTACTATATACAATTTCTTTTGACTTAAAGCCTTGCAGTGAAATAATACATTTAATAAAATTGCAAGCAAAgagattaatataaaaaatcagtgTACATTAAATTGAGTAGCATACAAATTTCTCGATTGCAGCTTCCTAAGAAAATTAGCAAGGAAAGGACAAACTCACCTTTTCTTATTCCAAAAGAGTTCTTACAGCTCTCACATCGGCAACTCATGGAGCACCCCACACcactctagaaaaaaaaataacgttagttaaaaaatatcacatgatAGTCAGTATGTTAAACCAACGCAAGGGATAAAGTTATTAGTACAAGACTGGTACAGCGATTGGAACCTCAAAGCATTCACAGTATTTCTTCAGACAATATGATTTCTTGCAATTGCAGCCTCTTTTATGACGAGATGAAGCAGGAGTTGCTGTAGAGTCTTCCTATGCCAAGAAAACGAACATTTTTGAGCAATAGTGACAGAGAAAGAGAAGCAAGCAGGAGGATCCGTGCTCTTACCCCAAATGCCAGACCAGACCCACAACTGCGAATTACTTTTGGGGCAAAAGCCAGTGGATTACGAGATTCAATCCGACTGCGAGTAGATAAAATTGTTTCCTCATGACTGTCATCATTAAAACACCCTCGACAGGAGCAAGATCCTGAACAGTGCACTTTGGCAGCAAAACACTCGCAATAACTGCAAATATGTTACCAAAATATGTACTGTTATTACTTTAAATACGTTTAAGGattaatgattaaatgtgGGATATCTATGAATTTCTGATTACTGTAGGAATTTTCTAGCATTTCTACATATGTTGGATAGCGTGGAGGCTCCTAGGAGAGCTTAAAGGCACGCTAGTAAATATGTAGCAGTGTTGTCTTTTGCTCTTCTATATATAGTTACATAGTTACCAATATCAAATTGACAATCAACTAATATTTCTTATCTTGACTTTAATGGTCAATCTAGCACAAAAACATGTGGAGTGACCTTGATTTGGATATGACTTCAACGCGAAGTTTGAACACACTTCTAGTTTATCTTGAGGGAGATATTGCAAATGCAATTAATCAAAtttctaataataaaaaaggcaCATACAATTCCAAAGAGGGTTAATATGATGATGGTTTTTAGTAAGAGAATTCCATCCATGCACAAAGATTTGCCTTAAATCAAAGAATACCACATAATTTTCAGGGTTTTCATCTATACCAATTAGGAAGTGCAAATATACAATGTTCGGGTGCCAGCCAGCAGCAGTGATGGTAGAAAAGGTGCCAATTGAACTCGTACTAGCAACAAGTGCTTGGCAAGTAAGGGTGGCCATGGGTCAGGCTCTAGGTAATTTAAGGTCGGTTCTAGTTCAACTAGATAGATTAGATTTCATTTTATAGTGAAATTTAGAACATTTAGTTAAGCTAGAGTCAACCCTAAATTATCTGCGGGTCGACCCGCACCCAACCCTGCCGATAAGGCACCTCTTTGCATTGGTGGCATGTATGAAGAGGGACTAGAGAAGATTAGGGTAAAATtgggacaattttttttgtttcaaaaatacTACTTTTGTGGTATAGATGGGAagttttgttgtttcttaTGCTATTTATTGGTATAGATGGGAagttttgttgtttcttgTACTATTTATTGGTACCCTCAAAGTTTTGTGGTACTTTTTTGGCTTTGATGAAATCTATGGGCTATAGATGGAATTTCAATTAACTGGTCTAaacctcaaaaaaaattaaaataaactagatgcactcaataatataattatctgAAGATCATGAGAGAGAATCAACAAACACCAAACCATAGGCATGAGTTCCTCATATTTCCGGTGAAAGGCATTCTTTTTTGTTGGAGCTGAATTCCAATTGAAGCTATAGGAGCTATAGCAATTTTCACTGGCTCTAGCTggtaaagttaattttgaaagaaaaatggtcTTTTTGTTAATTTACCAACGTTAGTGACCACGGTGTATCAAATCGAATAGATTATCAATAAGGCCTTTActattcaaaattaattactttggtacaccaataaaaaaactattgtaGATCCATTTGTGatacaagaaagaaaaaatatggataCATTAAGAGAAGgggaaataattttatgaacaTTTCATATTGTTGTTAGGTTCAAGTCTTATGAGAATAATATTCTTCGACTAAGAACACATTTATTTTCAAACCTATTCatttactaaatattttactagTCTTTTGTATCCTTCCTATTGGAATGAGTCACTAgtgaaattttttggcaaatacTCGTGATGATACAATAGAAATTTGAATCAGCATTTTGatctttggttttttcatagcAATAATATCTTGGAGTTTGCAAGGAAAACTTGGTATACCAACTAGatgacccaaaaaaaaagactatttgTGGCTAATTGCCTGCTCTGGGAATGGTTGAAGCCATACCCAATCGGAAAAGGATATTATCCAAATGCATTTCAAGAAGTTGTAGTCATGGTCTTtcactccaaaaaaaaaataaccgaGTGTTATAGTATCGTAATTTTGATACACTTCCATACAACTCATCATTGCGATATTCTAAGACAATGCACATAAAAATAACAGTAAAGTGCAAGGAACTTTACAGTTTCAAGCATTTTGACTTCTTACAGCTGCACCGTTTGAATGAGTCGACGTCGCCACTTTGACATTTCTGCCTGTAAGATTCTACAAGATTTTATGATTTGCTGACTAATTGATCATTTaaattagacatatataccttTTTCTCTTGGGATTTTCTTGCCCAGAATCACCAGCATTTGTTGTCGTTGTTGCCTGAGATGAGTAGTTGTTTTGAGTACTAGTGTTCATTTCATTGGTATTGGAAACCGGCTGATTGCCAGGAACAACAGAATTCATTTCACTGTTGTGTTCAGATGTTAAAAGAGTAGAATTAACAGcgcttttcttcttcttgaatGGGTTCTCCGTGGCCTTGCTGTCACCCAGTACCATATCTTTTGGCATTTGGGAAAGGGCATCGAAATGCAAATCAAGACCAGGTAGTGGACAGACAGGGGATACCACAGGATTCAAGTAGTTATCATCAGAGTAACTTCTCCACCTAGTAGTACGGGGTGGACTACAAGGAGTTGAGACTCTGTGTACACTCATAATAGGATCCCTTACCTTTTCATTGAAGAGATTGCGGTTGCACGAACCACGTAGATAGTGTGTTACAGCCTGCAAGATCAAAATAAgttgtattttaataatacTTGATAACTGATTTAGATAAATGTCGGGTGCTGTAATATGACAATAGACGGGAAAATTgtgataaacaataaaatcgttgtgataatatttttcaaaaaaatgtttgactataaAACATAGAAAGGAGCCCCAAAAGGTCCCAAATGTAATCTCCTTAATAGCAAAATCAAAGTGCATTGCTAATTCATTGCATTCAATTTAAATTACAaacacctaaaattttataccagaATTTCTAGCCAATCAACAAGAAAGAacgaaattttatattttatattaacgGATATATATCACATTGAGAtctgaaacaaagaaacaaacatatatttttatcaatgaAGTCTAAACTATAATGCAATGGCAACTCATAAAAGTAAATAGATGGTATTAAGATGCCTACACTGTGGTGCATTGCCATACAATCACTGGGCACTTCAAGTGTGTCAATGAATTGATGATCTTGAACCAATTGACTTAGACTATGGCAAGGTGGAATTCCAGAGACATAATTTGATGAAACGTTATCTACAAGACTCTGCTCATAACAATCAGCTGATCCATGGAACAGCTTTCTTCCTGCATTCTCCAAATTTGTTTGTGTAATTGGCAATAAAGATTTACTATGCATGACATTATCATTTCTTGGTGTCTCCACCAATTGTGCTGATGTATCTAATCTCAGATTTGGTGTTGGCACAACACTGCTACCACATTGAATGTTCAAGTAATCCCAATTACATGCTAGTTCATCATTATGTTTTTTAGTCAAATCTCTTTTCTGAATATTTATTCCACTAGTCGATTGCTCCAGTTTGTCTAGGCCACTGTGATCAAAGAATGGAAGTTTTGCATGATCTGTTTTGCCAGAAATATCGTCTTCTCTCTTATCATTTCCCAAGGTATTACTACTAAGTTGGATGCGCTGAGGCAAATTATTTCGTAATATTGATGCATTTCCAGGAGAATCATGATAAGCCTGGCTGAGGGAACAATCTGTACTGCAATTTTCTGAAGGAATTGTCATGA from Oryza brachyantha chromosome 3, ObraRS2, whole genome shotgun sequence carries:
- the LOC102721153 gene encoding uncharacterized protein LOC102721153, whose translation is MRMTKLVMSRDTDGGGGGAPPDTPLPPPGAASSSENSPVFDFIKTLSPIATSKRLYTAPNAQLFKSSDLAHTSSIFTSPQVTDSRKGSKISIGNTSARLSQEGLCSCCHTTQIGTSCYIKQSEVMTIPSENCSTDCSLSQAYHDSPGNASILRNNLPQRIQLSSNTLGNDKREDDISGKTDHAKLPFFDHSGLDKLEQSTSGINIQKRDLTKKHNDELACNWDYLNIQCGSSVVPTPNLRLDTSAQLVETPRNDNVMHSKSLLPITQTNLENAGRKLFHGSADCYEQSLVDNVSSNYVSGIPPCHSLSQLVQDHQFIDTLEVPSDCMAMHHSAVTHYLRGSCNRNLFNEKVRDPIMSVHRVSTPCSPPRTTRWRSYSDDNYLNPVVSPVCPLPGLDLHFDALSQMPKDMVLGDSKATENPFKKKKSAVNSTLLTSEHNSEMNSVVPGNQPVSNTNEMNTSTQNNYSSQATTTTNAGDSGQENPKRKRQKCQSGDVDSFKRCSCKKSKCLKLYCECFAAKVHCSGSCSCRGCFNDDSHEETILSTRSRIESRNPLAFAPKVIRSCGSGLAFGEDSTATPASSRHKRGCNCKKSYCLKKYCECFESGVGCSMSCRCESCKNSFGIRKGIQLLDNEETERVDPKKKAPLKEELPWIIKLNAFGETYRVLPNDILCTTPSIESHRALVLPPSECSKTLLSSTTFSQLYSPSKTDVLPSPYRSYTQMILENDTSADMQQGDSSCTAGFKVVSPNKKRVSPMRSRSDRQLVLNSIPSFPSLTGDACQQ